A single genomic interval of Labrus bergylta chromosome 18, fLabBer1.1, whole genome shotgun sequence harbors:
- the LOC109987571 gene encoding endophilin-B1, whose translation MDLTRLAVDAGQFINRAVQYTGESLGQADKTQLDSGLEELLARADATKTWTDQIISQTEVLLQPNPGARLEDRLYEHLDWSVPPRPRAHEVLGDQMVQAGLELGSNTPYGTALLRCGETQKQLGEAERQLVQSANIHFLTPLRSFSEGEYKSIQTERRMLVNKRLDLDIANTRLRKAHEADREARNLNANPLDDDYLAHVSYMFSFLRVKWLKMWAQEIAQAEMELRICQSLFDRQSEMTRQVVEGIDNTHTNHMRSLTDFVEVQASYFDQCNQHAQELHKQLASIPVVLCSNNWQSEISNAGSHPSTSNHVANEPIGSNHITPIPVDLHQIPDFDQDSWTVNSQPRREERTADSSVTTKPPGHANKNNNNNKIFSANDQATSQCAAANQASDHVCSTNPQSLPADQIPELPKTNGATLETTNCAGGVHQTDVSPPSEICDVSNESQTTNALGTITTHDNAIQTLAASGVAAEPETTNETASQLPTNGEDVQET comes from the exons TACACAGGGGAGAGTCTTGGCCAGGCAGACAAGACTCAGTTGGATTCCGGTCTGGAGGAGCTTCTGGCCAGGGCAGACGCCACAAAGACCTGGACCGACCAGATAATCTCCCAAACTGAGGTTTTACTTCAGCCCAACCCCG GAGCACGCTTAGAGGACCGGCTGTACGAGCATCTGGATTGGAGCGTCCCACCACGGCCTCGTGCACATGAGGTACTAGGAGACCAAATGGTCCAGGCTGGGCTGGAGCTAGGGTCCAACACTCCCTATG GAACAGCTCTGCTCAGGTGTGGTGAGACTCAGAAGCAACTTGGCGAGGCGGAGCGACAATTAGTCCAAAGCGCCAACATCCACTTTCTTACCCCTCTGAGGAGTTTCTCTGAAGGGGAGTACAAATCCATACAG ACGGAGCGCAGGATGTTGGTAAATAAACGTTTGGACTTGGACATAGCGAATACCAGACTGAGGAAAGCACATGAAGCTGATCGAGAGGCCAGA aaCCTGAACGCAAACCCACTGGATGATGACTACTTGGCTCATGTCTCCTACATGTTCAGCTTCCTGCGTGTTAAATGGCTCAAG ATGTGGGCTCAGGAAATCGCTCAG GCAGAGATGGAGCTGAGGATCTGTCAGAGTCTGTTCGATCGACAGTCAGAAATGACGAGACAAGTTGTGGAAGGAATCGACAACACTCAT aCCAATCATATGCGGAGCCTGACTGACTTTGTGGAGGTTCAGGCCTCTTATTTTGACCAGTGCAACCAGCATGCTCAGGAGCTTCACAAACAACTCGCCAG cATTCCAGTAGTCCTCTGCTCCAATAACTGGCAGTCAGAAATTAGTAATGCAGGCAGTCATCCATCGACAAGCAACCATGTAGCTAATGAGCCCATCGGGTCGAATCACATCACTCCGATTCCCGTAGACTTACACCAAATTCCAGACTTTGACCAGGACTCATGGACAGTTAATTCACAGCCAAGAAGGGAAGAAAGAACAGCCGACTCCTCTGTGACCACCAAGCCACCTGGTCACGCAAACaagaacaataacaacaacaaaatcttcTCTGCGAATGACCAGGCGACAAGCCAGTGTGCAGCTGCCAACCAAGCATCTGATCATGTCTGTTCAACAAATCCACAAAGTCTACCTGCAGATCAGATCCCAGAACTCCCCAAGACCAACGGAGCAACGCTTGAAACAACAAATTGTGCAGGTGGTGTCCACCAAACTGATGTTTCCCCACCTTCAGAGATCTGTGATGTCTCAAACGAGTCTCAGACAACAAATGCATTAGGAACCATTACAACCCATGACAACGCTATCCAAACCTTAGCAGCCAGTGGCGTTGCTGCAGAGCCTGAAACAACCAATGAAACCGCAAGCCAGCTACCCACCAATGGAGAAGATGTGCAGGAGACGTAA